The following proteins are co-located in the Anas platyrhynchos isolate ZD024472 breed Pekin duck chromosome 1, IASCAAS_PekinDuck_T2T, whole genome shotgun sequence genome:
- the AHCYL2 gene encoding adenosylhomocysteinase 3 isoform X2 — translation MLSKKKFNVNGDPGMKAQIQFADQKQEFNKRPTKIGRRSLSRSISQSSTDSYSSAASYTDSSDDETSPRDKQQKNSKGSSDFCVKNIKQAEFGRREIEIAEQEMPALMALRKRAQGEKPLAGAKIVGCTHITAQTAVLMETLGALGAQCRWAACNIYSTLNEVAAALAESGFPVFAWKGESEDDFWWCIDRCVNVEGWQPNMILDDGGDLTHWIYKKYPNMFKKIKGIVEESVTGVHRLYQLSKAGKLCVPAMNVNDSVTKQKFDNLYCCRESILDGLKRTTDMMFGGKQVVVCGYGEVGKGCCAALKAMGSIVYVTEIDPICALQACMDGFRLVKLNEVIRQVDIVITCTGNKNVVTREHLDRMKNSCIVCNMGHSNTEIDVASLRTPELTWERVRSQVDHVIWPDGKRIVLLAEGRLLNLSCSTVPTFVLSITATTQALALIELYNAPEGRYKQDVYLLPKKMDEYVASLHLPTFDAHLTELTDEQAKYLGLNKNGPFKPNYYRY, via the exons ATGCTGAGCAAGAAGAAGTTCAATGTCAATGGGGACCCGGGGATGAAAGCCCAG atcCAGTTTGCCGACCAAAAGCAGGAATTCAACAAGCGCCCGACGAAGATCGGCCGCCGCTCGCTGTCCCGCTCCATCTCGCAGTCGTCGACCGACAGCTACAGCTCAG CTGCCTCCTACACAGACAGCTCGGACGACGAGACCTCCCCCCGCGACAAGCAGCAGAAGAACTCCAAAGGCAGCAGCGATTTCTGCGTGAAAAACATCAAGCAGGCGGAGTTCGGGCGCCGAGAGATCGAAATTGCTGAGCAAG AAATGCCTGCGCTGATGGCTTTGAGGAAGAGAGCTCAGGGAGAGAAGCCGCTGGCTGGGGCCAAGATCGTGGGCTGCACGCACATCACAGCACAGACGGCC GTCCTGATGGAGACCCTGGGTGCTCTGGGTGCCCAGTGCCGATGGGCTGCCTGCAACATTTACTCCACTCTCAACGAAGTGGCTGCTGCCCTCGCCGAGAGCG GGTTCCCCGTCTTCGCCTGGAAGGGAGAATCCGAGGACGACTTCTGGTGGTGCATCGATCGCTGCGTCAACGTGGAGGGCTGGCAGCCCAACATG ATCCTGGATGACGGAGGCGACCTCACGCACTGGATTTACAAGAAATACCCCAACATGTTCAAGAAGATCAAGGGCATCGTGGAGGAGAGCGTGACCGGCGTGCACAG GCTGTACCAGTTGTCTAAAGCCGGGAAGCTCTGCGTGCCAGCCATGAACGTCAACGACTCGGTCACGAAGCAGAAATTTGACAACCTGTACTGCTGCAGGGAGTCCATCCTGGACGG cCTTAAGAGGACAACAGACATGATGTTTGGAGGGAAGCAGGTCGTGGTGTGTGGCTACGGGGAG gtcggGAAGGGCTGCTGCGCGGCGCTGAAGGCCATGGGCTCCATCGTGTACGTCACCGAGATCGATCCCATCTGCGCCCTGCAGGCCTG caTGGACGGGTTCCGGCTCGTGAAACTCAACGAAGTCATCAGGCAGGTCGACATCGTCATCACCTGCACGG GCAACAAGAACGTGGTGACCAGGGAGCACCTGGACCGCATGAAGAACAGCTGCATCGTCTGCAACATGGGGCACTCCAACACCGAGATCGACGTG GCGAGCCTGCGCACACCCGAGCTGACCTGGGAGAGGGTGAGGTCCCAGGTGGACCACGTCATCTGGCCAGACGGGAAAAGAATCGTCCTGCTGGCGGAG GGCCGCCTGCTGAACCTGAGCTGCTCCACCGTCCCCACCTTCGTGCTCTCCATCACTGCCACCACGCAG GCTCTGGCTTTGATAGAGCTCTACAACGCTCCCGAGGGGCGCTACAAGCAGGACGTCTACTTGCTGCCGAAAAAGATGG ATGAATACGTGGCGAGCCTCCACCTCCCGACCTTCGACGCACACCTGACAGAGCTCACGGACGAGCAAGCCAAGTACCTGGGGCTGAACAAGAACGGGCCCTTCAAACCCAACTACTACAG gtATTAA